The DNA window AGATGGACCTTGCTCGACTTGTACGAGCAGTGCTCGGACCACATGACCGAATACATGGCGAGTTCCGAACTGGTGGGACGACGTCCCAGAATCTTGCGGATCTCCTCGTACTCGTCGTGCTTGAGGCCGAGTGCGGCGAATGGCTGCTCGTGCTCTGGATCCTGGGCAGCGTGCCCAACTGTGTCGATCATGCGAGCACTCCGTCGGCAGTCAGGGCGGCGATGACTGAGGCGATCATTGGCAGACCATCCGTCCCCGGTCCGGTGAGTTCCTCCACCGCATGCTCCGGATGAGGCATGAGCCCAACGACATTGCCGGTGGCGTTGCAGATGCCAGCGATGTCGCGGCGCGATCCGTTGGGATTGACGTCGACGTAGCGGAAAACCACCCGGCCGGATGCTTCCAACTCGTCCAGAGTGGCCTCGTCAGCGACGTACCGGCCCTCTCCGTTCTTGAGCGGGACGACGATCTCCTGGCCTTGCTCGTAGGCGTTTGTCCAGGCAGTGCCGGTGTTCTCGACCCGCAAACGCTGGTCGCGGCAGACGAAGTGCAGCGACTCGTTGCGCGTCAGGGCCCCCGGCAGCAGGTGCGACTCGCACAGCACCTGGAAACCGTTGCAAATCCCCAACACCGGCATACCGCGCCCGGCCGCAGCAACGACCTCGGTCATCACCGGTGAGAACCGCGAGATGGCACCGCAGCGCAGGTAATCGCCGTAGGAGAAACCGCCGGGCAGGATCACTGCCTCGACTGACTTGAGGTCGTGATCGCCGTGCCAGAGTTCAACCGGCTCGGCGCCGGCGAGACGCACTGCGCGGGAGGCGTCGACATCGTCGAGGGTCCCGGGGAAGGTGACAACGCCAATCCGTGCGCTCATTGGACGATTGCATCGGAACTGGCGCCAACGGCAGTGCCGGTGTGCTCGGCATGCTCGTCCTCGCCGCCGGTTACGTCCACTGACATCTCGTAGTCCTCGATCACCGGATTACTCAGCAAATCCGCAGCGAGCTCGTGGAGTTGAGCGAGCACCGTCTCATCGAGTTCGCCGTCGAGGTCAATGATGAACTGCTTACCTTGGCGCACATCGGCAACGCCGGGCAGGCCCAAGCGCGTCAGCGCGCCTTTGACTGCGCGGCCCTGCGGGTCGAGGATTTCAGGCTTCAACATTACGTCGACAACAACGCGGGCCACGGGATCTCCGATGCATCGGTTTGGGCGGTCCACCCATGTTATCCCTCGCCCAAGAGCGCCTCGTGCAGCGCGCGTGAATCCGAACGTGCGAGTTCGCGGCGGTCAGCTCCGCTTGCGATTCCGGTAGCGCTCATAGGCATGCTGGGCGGTGATCGAGATCAACTCACTGGCGAGCTGCAAGTTCGACTTCAGGGCCTCGCCGGGCGGATTTGTGGGAGCCTGCGCTCCGGAAGCCGTGGGCCGTGCTCCGGGAAGGTCGAAGCTGGATGGGCCGAACTTGTCCTCCAAGAACCTGCCGTTGGCGATCAGCC is part of the Candidatus Nanopelagicales bacterium genome and encodes:
- the purQ gene encoding phosphoribosylformylglycinamidine synthase subunit PurQ; its protein translation is MSARIGVVTFPGTLDDVDASRAVRLAGAEPVELWHGDHDLKSVEAVILPGGFSYGDYLRCGAISRFSPVMTEVVAAAGRGMPVLGICNGFQVLCESHLLPGALTRNESLHFVCRDQRLRVENTGTAWTNAYEQGQEIVVPLKNGEGRYVADEATLDELEASGRVVFRYVDVNPNGSRRDIAGICNATGNVVGLMPHPEHAVEELTGPGTDGLPMIASVIAALTADGVLA
- the purS gene encoding phosphoribosylformylglycinamidine synthase subunit PurS: MARVVVDVMLKPEILDPQGRAVKGALTRLGLPGVADVRQGKQFIIDLDGELDETVLAQLHELAADLLSNPVIEDYEMSVDVTGGEDEHAEHTGTAVGASSDAIVQ